AGACTGCAGAAAGGCCAGCACTGTATCAtacccaccccccttcccctcagGCTGCCCTCTGTAAGCAGATTGTTGATGTTCtcccgacttttttttttttttcttttatattttctttgtatttctcttcaATAGTTGCTTGACCCAACATCTTTCTGTCTCCCCTGACTTTTTTCAAGGTGCAGACAATATGAGGGTGACTCCTTAGTGACTCACCTCTGGTAAAAGGCAGGGGTCATTCTGTAAAAGAAGGATCCGAAGCTGGGCCTCATTGAGACCAAACAGTCCCTGGTTTTTCAGGACTTGGATGTTGACAGGTATGTGGATATCATGAGAAAGGGTGCAGGTAGACCTAGAACACAAAGGTCTGGATCAGAGGCCCAGATGAAGAAGGGGCCAGACTGTCAAATCCCTTCCCTAGGGTCACTTTCAACTTGCAGGTGAAGTTACACAATTTTCCATGAACCCATGGATACTACAGTCTAATAAGCTCTGATAATAAGAAAGCTgggatggcttccctggtggcgcagtggttgggagtctgcctgccaatgcaggagacacgggttcgagccctggtccgggagaatcccacacgccgcggagcggctgggcccgtgcgccacaactgctgagcctgcgctctggagcccgcgagccacaactgctgaagcccgcgcgcctagagcttgtgctctgcaacaagagaagccaccacaatgagaagcctgcgcccgCAACagggagtagcccccgctcgctgcaactagagaaagcccgcgcgcagcagcgaagacccaatgcagccaaaaaattaaataaatgaataaataaataaatttattttaaaaaaaaagaaagctgggatgaTGCAACTCCCCTCCCAGAGCCATTTAATTCTGAATGAGGATGCTTTAAGGCCAAAGGGACCCCCTCCTCCAGTCACCTGCCTTGACAGAGGGTGCCCGTGGGTGGGTTCTGCAGAGGACGGCACTGGGCCTTCTCCACCCCAAGCGGCTGCGCACCCCACCATCCACCAACCTTAAAAAGAATGCAtgcctcctccccccacaccGCTTTCGGGGGGCTAGAGGAAACCGAGGAAGACTGGAGTTAGGAGGCCGCCTCAAACGACCTCTTCCAAATCATCCAGCCCTCAGTTTCCTggcggtggcgggggggggggggggggggacgtcGAACTAAATCGCGCTTTGTAAACCTAGAGAGCACAGACTCGCGTCTGTAAAACTCTGTGCTCAAGTGGGAAGGGCCGATCTCTGGATAAAGGATCCATGAATCTCATGGGGTCCGCAAATGGCCCCCAAAGGGCCACTGGTGGAAATGAACGCAAAAGTCCCAACCTGATTTATCCCGGCCGTGCTGTGGAGgatctcgggggggggggggctgggggggcgggggggaggtggGCAGAAGCTGCAatctggggcggggggaggcggaGAGAGGTGGTTGAGAAGTCCAAGTCCAGACGATCTTCCGCCTCATTCCGCAGCTGGGAGCGCGGGGAGGCGTCCCCGCGAAGGACCCGGAGGGGCCCCTTCCCGGGGCTTTCCTTCCGCCCTTCCGGAGGGGGGCGTCCGGCCCGGACCAACGACCCCTTTTCTTACTTCTTAGCTGGGTCCCGCTTCCGGCTGGCCAGGCCAGGCCCGCGGCCCGTGCGCCCTGACCGCCGCGTCCCGCCCGCCGCCCCGACCCGCCCGCAGCCTCACCAGCAGTCGCGGTTCGGGCACTTGCCCATCATGTGGCGGCGGCAGAGGTGCAGCTGGTCGCAGGCCTGGCACTCGCCGCGCTGGTAGCGAGCGCAGAGGCGCGCGGAGGACACAGCCACCACCCGCCAGGCCGagaggccgccgccgccgcccgcgccgcccTCGCCGGCCGCCACCTCGGCCTCGGCGTCCCACGGGTCCTCCCGCACCTCCACCTCCTGCAGCAGGAAGCGGTCGGGCCCGGCCTGGCGCAGCACGTCCCGCAGCCGGGCCTCCGAGAGCTCCACGTGGCCGCGCAGATCCTGCAGAAACATGCGGCCGCCGTGGGCGCACAGCACCTTGGTGAGGAAGGAGCACACCGTGGGCTCCGCCATGGTCGCGGCCCGGCTCCCTGTGCGGAAATCCGAGGCGGGCCGACTCCTCCCAGTCACGTCCACGACTACAAACCCAGTTCCCGGGGCGGGCCGGGGGAGGGCGGGCGAGGGGCGGCCACCCGCGGGCCGCGGCGCAGAGAGGCGGGCCCCCGGGCCTGGGTCCACCCTGGGCGCGGATCGGGCGGAGACAGACTTGATTGAGCGCCTGCTCTGCGCCAGGCACCCTTCAAGGTTAAGTCCTCGCCTGGAGGGGCTTGTATAGTCGGCGGGTATTTGAGATACTGGTAAGGGCTACAAAGAAGATGAAACAGGGAATGTGGTAGAAGGTGCCTAGCTGGACGGCGTTAGGTAGCTGGGAGAGGAAGACCTCAGGacgtagccactagccacagctgagcacttgaaatgtgaccagTGCGAGTTGGGATGTGCTGCAAgtgtgaaatacacacacaccggATTTGGAAGCTTTAGAATGCAGAGAGTGTAAACTTCATATTCATGTTAAACTGATAATAGGGcttttcctggtggtgcagtggttgagaatctgcctgctaatgcaggggacacgggttcgagccctggtctgggaagatcccacatgccgcagagcaactaagcccatgtgccacaactactgagcctgcgcgtctggagcctgtgctccgcaacaagagaggccacgatagtgagaggcccgcgcactgtgatgaagagtggcccccgcttgccgcaactagagaaagccctcacacagaaacgaagacccaacacagccaaaaataaataaattaattaattaaaaaaaaaaactgataatatttaaataaaacgttattataatttcatctgtttcttttacttctaATGTAGCTatgagaaaatgtaaaatggctcactttatatttctgttggacagcaccTGTTTAGACCTGTACATTTATTAAGGAGCTCTCTTTTTGCCCAACACCATGCTGATTTAATGACCATTTTTTGAGCCAACCGCTAATGCAGCAACAgagtataaagatgaataaaacataattgagGAACTCAACTAGCCGAATTGCTGTCTTAACAGGgcggttgtgaggattaaatgagttaatgtcaCATAAAGAAGCCAAAGAGGAAGGCCACTTTAGCTTCCAGAGGCCAGAAGACCTTCTCTGCCATGTTAAGAAATTTGGACTTACGGAAGACTTTGGGAAGCTACTGAAGGAATTTCCGCTGGCGAGTGATGGTgatccctctgcctagaatggtCCCCCGCACCCCCTTCTAGATGTCTCCTTCTTCTCATTCAACTCTGAGCTTAAATGTCTTCTCTTTAGCAAGGCCTTTCCTAAAGTAGCATCCCGGTCTCTGCATGGAACTTATCACTCATGTTTTTCTtcttacttatttatatatttgtagaaTTCAAACGTGTGAAAGCAGGAATTTTGTGTGTCTTATTCCTTGCTGTATCCCCAACACTTAAAAACAGTGGCAGGCTATATTGTAGGAcaggtgttttttattttgtttttgtttttaaaaaaaactttgtagTAGACAATTTTTCAAGCAGGAAATTAGAAGACAGTGGAATAAGCAcccatatatatatctatttcctTGAGTTATAAAATCTTAACACTGTCCTATTTGCCTGATTGTTTTGGCTGAGAATTTGTAATTTTCGATTTCAATTTCTAGATAATTCAATCCTAAATACTTCAGTAggcatgacttttaaaaatggtaaattttcctACATAATCCTAACACTATTTTCATAATTAACAAAAGTAACTGTAACTTTCCTTAACACTTCTAATGTAGGATAGGTGTTTTAGAAAGATCCCTGGCAGTAATAAGAATGGATTTCTAGAAAACCAAGACAGGATAAGGAATAACAGAAGAGAAACAGGAGTTGAGGGATTATCATCTcaatttttattgtgttgtttgcaGTGGACAATCCAAGAGAAGATGCTCAGTGGGCAGTTGTATTTACAAGAGCTTAAGAAAGATTGAAGAGACTATTGATTTGAGTGACATCAGAGTACTAGTAATTGGAGCTGTGAGAGTTAATAAGGTCACTCAGCACAAATAAAGTGAAGAACAGAGATGGGAGGACAGAACCTTGGGGAGTAGCAACAtcaaacatttctgaaaaattgAGAGCCTGCTATggcaaagtaaataaacaaatggaacaaaTAACTAAGTGGAAAAACTCAAACATCTACTCATGCTTGGTTTGATACCACTTTGTATATTTGAATGTAGGTGTTTTTGACAGCAATGGGTTGGctatacattgttttatttacattgaaGTCCGTatcaaatggcaaattttaccTTCACTTTAATCATATCTATGTTGCCATATAAAGGTTTTCTCTCTCCATCCAAAGCTTTATGATTAAAAACGAATgagtggggacttccttggtggcgcagtggttaagaatccgcctgccaatgcaggggacacgggtttgagccctggtctgggaggatcccacatgccgcggagcaactaagcccgtgcaccacaactactgagcctgcactccagatcccgcgagccacaactactgaagcccgcgtgcctagagcccatgctccgcaacaagagaagccaccgcaatgagaagcccgcgcaccacaacgaagagtagcccccgctcgccacaactagagaaagccggcgcacagcaacgaagacccaacacagccaaaaataaatataaataaataagtaaatttattaaaaaaagaaaagaaagagtggaGAAGGGCTTTTGAAGGAGTGACTGATAGGACAATTCTGCTGAagatcatttacatttttttaacttttgtgccTCAGCCTGGCCCTGTTCCCACCCCTAAGGTGTGTCAGCAGTTTCCAGCGTCTCCCTGTCTCAGCCCCTAGACAAAAGATGTGCAACCAACTGCAGGCTTCTGCATCACAGCCACCCCACCTTCCCCTGGCAGTGTGCTAAAGGCTCCTTGGTCATTGAGTCCCGGAATGATGAAGCTGGAGGGGGCAACACACATCCTCTATCCCCCATTGAATAAACTGGTGTCTGCAATTGATTATCTTTTTGGAGATACCTGGAAATAGAGCAAATAAAAGCAGCAGAgccaaaattaatatttatttccttttattagaTAATCTCAAATGGAGCTTGgagaagaacaagaagaaatacaaCTACTGAATTATAAGAAGTTGAGCTTACtttattcaacaaaatttatCCAATGTATCAGCATATCAAGCAGTCAGCTAGGTATCTGGGGTGgcacagtgaacaagacaggttGACTcagctctcatggagcttacattctaatgcgGAAAGCAGACAACTCCAGGTTGGATAGATGCTTAAAATGAACAAAGCAAGCCGCAAAGTGTTTTAAAAACCAGAGATCCGGGAGGCAAGCATCCAATTTAATCTATAGAAGGACTCCTTATGGAGGTTAGTAAGCTAATCTAAAGATGCTAGATGTTAACTAAGTGAGTGGTTCTCACTGTGGTATTTTGGAAACTGATGGATTGTTGGCTTCACAATAATTGCGGACTTTTACTGGCATTGAGTGGATGTAGCTAGGGAAAACAGATGCCCCGCAGTGTATGGGTTAGTCCCACACAAAGAATTATTCGGTACCCTATACGACTTTCTAATGTCCTGCTGGACATTTATGTAGGACCTACAGCTCGCCTGAGAGAATataattccttttttcctcttagaCAATCTGTAATTTGTCTTGTCCTATTATCCTTATCTCAATTAACGTAATTTCGCTCTTTCCCTTACCACATGCAGAGAAGGTATATAGTCTGTTATGACTTACCCTAATACTGGTTTTCATTCTGGTGTCACCCATACTAATAATCTTTCATTCTCCTGTACTTCTTTACAGGAAATAGCCTCTGATCGACTCTTAAATCCAAACCTATTCACTATAAGTAGAAGTAGATATCTATTTCATGATGTCGTATAGCGTGGTCATGCTGGAGCATTTACACATTGatattcattttatctttattacaaacttctttccttctgtttctccatTATAATAGTTAGGGCAGTAAATTGATTTCTTAAGAAATTCATGTAGATTGTAGTATCTGAATCATCATCTCAGGACAGCAAAGGGGATGTTACAAATTGTCTGCTCTGAAAAAGGTGAATAGATCTGATAGGGTTTGTGGTTGCCACCGTAATGGCAGTGGGGGAGAGGGCGCTACTGGCATTTAGTATGTGAGAGCCAAGTATGCCGAATATATTGCAATACATTGGACAACTCCTCACAATAAGTAATTACTCTGCATGCTATACGAATTTTGAATGTCTCACTAGACATTCGTGTATGACCTACAGCTCGCCTGCAAGAATATAgttatttcctcattttctccatttcGACAATCtgtagattttctcttttttttaagtttattttattttattttttatttttttaatttttaattttttaatttttttggctgcaccacacagcatgtgggatcttagctccccaaccagagatcgaactactgccccctgcattggaagcacggagtcctaaccactggaccaccagggaagtccctagatttccTTGCATAGTATCTTCATTTCAGTTAAGGTGGTTTCGTTCTTTCTCTTATAGAAATAAGTATTATCATATGCAGATAAGTTACTGTATCACTAGTTTTTATTCCAATGTCCACTCGTATccctgcttttttattttcccataCTTCTTATGCAGAATAGCTTCTGATCTCCTACCTTCTTTTAAGTTCAGATTTATTCTTTATAAGTAGATGTAAACGTCTGACTACATAATGAGGTCTTGTAGTATAGTCGTGCCCAAGTTATGTacctttcattcccttttatgttgatattaattttatttaatttttaatttccttctaaaATTGTGTATAGGTAGAGTATATTACCACTGAATTGCATTTTTGAAGATAATGAAGAGGATGTTACAAAgtatttgtcattaaaaaaaaaaaaaaaaggcaagagtgCTGGGTGAGAACCACCGAGCTAGGTTAAAAGGGGCACCGAAGAACTGAAAGAAAGCCAGGGTGactgtgaaagaaaataaatgagaggaCAGGGAAGGGAGACAGCATGTGGAGCCATGATGATGATTTTGAACTTTATTCTAAAGgcatgatcagatttgtgttttgaaagtaaaaaattttaaattcttgctGCTAAGCAAAGAACAACTTAAAAGGCGACAAAGagatatttaaaaaggaaaacatgggaaCTGCTTAGATGTGcagggggagggaaagaaaggatgACTTCTGGATTTCTGCTTGAGCAGATGTTTTTCTGGGGGGAAAAACTGATTTGTTTGAGAGAGGCAGATGGAGAGCTCCATTTTGGACATGCTGAATTAGAGATGCCTGTGAAAGATCCAACTAGAGATGTCCAATGGGCAGTCGGATAGAGTTGGATAAATAGCATCTCTACAATGTGAGGGTCAAGATCAGGAAGTGAAAACTCCAAAACAGAAGCTAccatgaaaaaaataagtgaatgaaaataCTTTTGGCAAGCGTCTCGAAAAATAACCCTACCCTAAAACATATCTTATACATTTGTTACTGTTGGAGCCCTTTAAAGCCAAGGAGCTGTAGAGATCTCTGCACTGATCTAAAATCTAATATAAAATCAACTCCAAtgctaattaatttttataacataCCTGCTGGAAGGAACTATAACAGGAAATGTTGGCGACTCGTATGCAATGTTGAAAaggaaaactggaaggaaaaccCTGATTCATAATAAGAAAGGGAACTCTTGGTCCAGGCACCTCAGCTGCTCTAAAAACTGACTGTGCTGCAATTCTACACAATCCGtcatatttagaaaaagaagCCCCTAGCAGGTGCGAGGCTTGTTTGGGGCATTGTTCTCTTCGTTCTGATTCTGTCTCACTAGGAAACTCATCTCACCTCCTTAGGGCCCCATCCTTCAGCAGATGGCCCTGCTCCTAATTTCTTGATGAGCCTCAACTGCCACAGCGAACGACTACAACAGCACTCAGATTTCTCAGCCGTGCTTGTGTGAATCTGGTTACTGCAACTCAGTCCCCCCAAAATACCAACCGACACTTCATGAAAGTCTGACCTGAAAAAAGCCTTCTCTGTAATCATATTAGTTAGAATATAAACGTCTACTTTGCCATAATTTCATAGAGCCCAAATGGGCAGTTAACTCCAGTTGGTTGCTTCTCTCTGAGCCCCACTTAGCagctttttaaattgaatttcagAAAGAGTCAACCTGGATGGAGTGCCCTAAATAAACGTAGAGATAAAGAAATGCATGCCCCCAAATCAGTTTCACCACAAAGAAAAGGTATAGTACTGCAGTTATGTCTGTGCTAGCATTTAAATTGCccttacattttttcccccagtgtaTCCCTAAGAATTTTCCCCCAACTTTTCACAATCTTCCATCCAAGATTTGCTTGTACTGTCTTATGTCCTTATTTCAACAGGCATTTTTAGATTTCTCTCAAATTtcccaaattaattttctttcaatttaaccAAAACGAAACCATGTCATGCAATAAACTAAAAGAGTAGTTGGGAGAGAAAGTTTGCTGCAAATACAGAAGTTTTAGAAGTGAGTCTTTACCAGTTGCATCTAAGGCAGTGATTCCCAAACTTTATGACACATTTCAATCCTCTTCCTGGCTCTCATCCCCAGAAAAAGTGATTTAGTTGGAGTGGGGTGAAATCTGGACAGTGGAACTTGTTAGAGCTTCCCAGATGATTCAAATGTGcagcaaagtttgggaaccactgatcaAAGGCATTTATAGGAGAGGAAATGTAAGTTTAACTATTATCTGGGGCAGTCTGGTTCTATAAGTGAACAGAATGGTTACAGCATCCTTTATGACGCTGTAACCATCATTTCTAACTAATCACGCAGGCTTTGTCTGTTTCAGTATATTCAATCACATATTCTGGGTAAATCTGATCTTTCtgaaagatgacaaaaacagagGGATTCAACCTTGTATCCACACAGCTGTCATACTGCAGAGGAGGGCTCACGTAAGCCTTATGTCCTTCAATAAAATCTCCAACCAGGACTCGGGCTACAAACATAACGATGTTTTTGGGATCACACAGGCAATTTTTATGGGAATTGATGGCATCTTTTGTGAAGTAATTTCctagaaataatcagaaaaagaaaaagcttaagaattattataaaagaaGGTATATAGTTTATAAGATTATTTACACATAATCACATGATAGGCATTGACCAAGCATATGTCAGCAATACCTTACTGATACTTATAACTTTcctttgtacttaaaaaaaaaaagttcattatgCAAGTAAACTTGAATAGAGTGTATAACCCTACTGAAATAACAGAAACATTTGCTACTCTGCAGGATTCACAGGTATGATGTTAAGCCAACGGATACAATGAGCAACTGCTGATATCACAGTGGCCCAATTCATGCAAGGCAAGTTGAATTGTAACTGATAAACCAAAGATACTCCAACAGAGGCCATTTTATATTGTGTACATTCTAAGGAGGAAAAGTCATTTACTACTATGGGAAGGTTCTGGAAAATGGGAAAGGGAGACGAGATGTAGCACGAGCAAACAACTGACCCTGGCAGAGCTCTTCAGACAGTTGATCCATCGTCCTCAGTTCTAAAACAACCTCTGATAATCACTGATGTTTCCAAACTCAGCAGACCAACAACCATTTCCTGACAAATTAaaatttcctgtttttatttttactattgcCCAATGTTTTTCTGCCCTTTAAAGGAAAGGAGTATATATTGCAAATTCTGATCTTCTAtgcaaaaattaataagtaaaatgaatTTGCTGTATTTACGATGACACAtgtttaatacatttttcttttattttgcttggtgttattattgatttttttttcataattaagaTGTCTGAATTATTGCTTATCCTGAATAAGTCAGATACAGGCCATTCTGGGTAAATGATGTTCAGCtatatttagaattaaaaaataaaagtctggcTATACTGACCTACCATTTACAGTCCCACTCTCCTTCCCAGACACAGTTAATGGCCTGGTGGGAATACTCTCAcacttgtttctatgtatttacatacatatatgtacataaactCTGAtaagttttatgtttatttgttcCTAAATGGGATCATGCTATATGAACTGTTCTACaactttttttcccactttggTCCAAGAAATCTTGCTATGTCAGTACATCTAACCCcaactcattctttttaatggctgtgtaggATTCCACTGTAAGAATGCatcataatttaatttaattactcCTGAAATTAACTGATGAAAATGTAGGttggtttcacttttttttgtCTATTACCAGTAACACTTctaaataaatgctaaaatatCCTAGTAAATATACCTTTGAGAACGcatataaatatttctgtagaACAGACTGCAAAACTATAGTGGCTGAGTCATAGGATACGAGCATATTAAAGTTTGATATCACAAATTGCCCTCTAAAAGTGATCTAAAAATGTTACCACCAATAATAAAATcatgtttctccacatccttgccaacattggATATTATCtatccttttaatttttgtcaataatACTGGGCAAAAAGATCtgattttaatatgcattttctgAATACTagtatat
This genomic window from Eubalaena glacialis isolate mEubGla1 chromosome 8, mEubGla1.1.hap2.+ XY, whole genome shotgun sequence contains:
- the ZC3HAV1L gene encoding zinc finger CCCH-type antiviral protein 1-like codes for the protein MAEPTVCSFLTKVLCAHGGRMFLQDLRGHVELSEARLRDVLRQAGPDRFLLQEVEVREDPWDAEAEVAAGEGGAGGGGGLSAWRVVAVSSARLCARYQRGECQACDQLHLCRRHMMGKCPNRDCWSTCTLSHDIHIPVNIQVLKNQGLFGLNEAQLRILLLQNDPCLLPEVCLLYNKGEALYGYCSLKDKCNKFHVCKSFVRGECRLPKCKRSHQLIHATSLQLLQDQGLNIPSVVNFQIIATYKHMKLHKMLENKDNSASSAEHSQGLEKQGVHVARAAEAGPLVSGPAESAKKPCAGKP